In Silene latifolia isolate original U9 population chromosome 3, ASM4854445v1, whole genome shotgun sequence, a single window of DNA contains:
- the LOC141646718 gene encoding ABC transporter B family member 11-like, with protein MSGVDEATNSNGEAAGQNHKESEKKETETAKKVPFYKLFSFADSTDKALMIIGSIAAAANGICMPLMAILLGGLIDAFGQNQNTKQVVNVVAQVALKFVYLAIASGIASFLQVACWMVTGERQASRMRNLYLKTILRQDVSFFDREVNTGEVVGRMSGDTVLIQDAMGEKVGQFIQLICTFLGGFVVAFIKGWLLTLVMLSSIPPLVFAGALMGMMLSKMATQGQAAYAKAAVVVEQTIGSIRTVASFTGEKQAITQYNKSLVDAYRSGVKEGLAAGTGLGVVMFVIFCSYALAIWFGAKMVLKGNYTGGDVLIVIVAVLTGSMSLGQASPSMSAFVAGQAAAYKMFETINRKPDIDPYDPSGKILDDVHGDIELRDIYFSYPARPDEQIFRGFSLSIKSGTTVALVGQSGSGKSTVVSLIERFYDPHAGEVLVDGINIKEFQLRWLRQKIGLVSQEPVLFGSSIRDNIGYGKDGATDEEIRTATELANASKFIDKLPQGLDTLVGEHGTQLSGGQKQRIAIARAILKDPRILLLDEATSALDAESERVVQEALDRIMVNRTTVVVAHRLSTVRNADIIAVIQQGKVVEKGQHSELVKDPEGAYSQLIHLQEMTKDSRQSDKDGDMLRQESQKRSSLRSSSLGSSGRVSSKRLSFSVVGVATDSGETSTPDSDVEAHPEERPQVSIRRLAALNKPEIPILILGVLSAIVSGVIFPLFSILLSSVIEMFFKPPHELRSDSRFWALIFVVFAVAALLSSPARAYFFAVAGCKLIQRIRSMCFEKVIHMEISWFDEPENSSGAIGARLSSDAASVRGLVGDALGLLVQNFASAISGLLIAFLANWILAFIILAMIPLLGLNGYFQVKFMKGFSEDAKKKYEEASHVANDAVGSIRTVASFCAEEKVMQLYEKKCEGPIKAGIKRGLISGVGFGMSFALLFCVYALSFYAGAQLVAHGKTTFADVFRVFFALAMAAIGISQSSSLAPDTSKAKIAAASVFSILDRKSKIDPSDESGTTLEQVKGDIDFQHVSFTYPTRPDVQIFQDFCLNIHHGKTVALVGESGSGKSTVVSLLQRFYNPDSGCITIDGVEIQKFQLQWLRQQIGLVSQEPTLFNDTIRANIAYGKGGNATEAEIIAAAEQANAHKFISSLQQGYDTIVGERGVQLSGGQKQRVAIARAIIKNPRILLLDEATSALDAESEKVVQDALDQVMVNRTTVVVAHRLSTIKNADVIAVVKNGVIAEKGKHDKLIHVKDGLYASLVALHMSASP; from the exons ATGAGTGGAGTTGATGAAGCGACAAATTCCAATGGTGAAGCAGCAGGACAAAATCATAAGGAGAGTGAAAAGAAAGAGACGGAAACTGCTAAGAAAGTCCCGTTCTACAAGCTCTTCTCTTTTGCAGACTCTACTGATAAGGCACTGATGATCATTGGCTCTATTGCCGCTGCTGCAAATGGTATATGTATGCCTTTGATGGCCATTCTTTTAGGTGGTCTCATTGATGCTTTTGGTCAGAATCAAAATACTAAACAAGTCGTCAATGTTGTCGCTCAG GTGGCTCTTAAATTCGTCTATTTGGCCATTGCATCAGGAATAGCTTCATTCCTCC AGGTGGCTTGCTGGATGGTAACAGGCGAAAGGCAGGCATCCAGAATGAGGAACTTGTACCTGAAAACTATTCTCAGGCAAGATGTCTCATTTTTCGACAGAGAAGTAAACACAGGAGAGGTTGTTGGGAGGATGTCTGGTGATACTGTTCTTATACAAGATGCCATGGGAGAGAAG GTAGGGCAATTTATACAGTTAATTTGTACCTTCCTTGGAGGATTTGTCGTTGCCTTCATCAAAGGATGGCTTCTTACTCTTGTCATGCTGTCTTCGATACCTCCGCTTGTGTTTGCTGGTGCACTTATGGGTATGATGTTATCAAAGATGGCGACACAAGGGCAAGCTGCTTATGCAAAGGCAGCAGTTGTTGTGGAGCAAACTATTGGTTCAATCAGAACA GTGGCTTCCTTTACAGGGGAAAAACAAGCAATTACCCAATACAACAAGTCTCTTGTCGATGCCTACAGATCAGGTGTTAAGGAAGGACTGGCTGCAGGAACAGGATTGGGTGTCGTTATGTTTGTTATCTTTTGTAGTTATGCTTTAGCCATATGGTTTGGGGCAAAGATGGTTCTTAAAGGTAATTACACTGGAGGTGATGTCCTAATCGTCATTGTAGCGGTCTTGACTGGTTCCAT GTCTCTGGGGCAAGCATCACCGAGCATGAGCGCATTTGTCGCAGGTCAAGCCGCAGCATACAAGATGTTTGAAACCATCAATAGAAAACCAGACATTGACCCTTACGATCCTAGTGGGAAAATTCTTGATGATGTTCACGGTGATATTGAGTTGAGAGACATTTATTTTAGTTATCCCGCCAGACCAGATGAGCAAATTTTTCGTGGATTTTCTCTTTCCATCAAAAGTGGAACAACTGTAGCATTAGTTGGACAAAGTGGTAGCGGCAAATCAACCGTTGTTAGCTTAATTGAGAGATTCTATGATCCACATGCTGGAGAAGTATTAGTTGATGGAATCAACATTAAAGAATTTCAGCTGAGATGGTTGAGGCAGAAAATCGGCCTAGTAAGTCAAGAGCCAGTATTGTTTGGTTCTTCAATTAGAGATAACATTGGGTATGGAAAAGATGGAGCGACAGACGAAGAGATAAGAACTGCCACTGAGCTCGCAAATGCCTCCAAGTTTATTGATAAATTGCCACAG GGACTAGATACATTGGTTGGTGAGCACGGAACTCAACTATCTGGTGGACAGAAGCAGAGAATCGCTATAGCACGAGCCATTTTGAAGGATCCACGTATCTTACTTTTGGATGAAGCTACTAGTGCACTTGATGCAGAATCTGAGAGGGTCGTACAGGAAGCATTAGACAGGATAATGGTAAATAGAACAACTGTTGTAGTTGCGCATCGCTTGAGTACAGTGCGTAATGCTGATATCATTGCAGTCATTCAGCAAGGAAAGGTGGTTGAGAAAG GTCAGCACTCTGAGTTAGTCAAGGATCCAGAGGGAGCATATTCTCAACTTATACATTTACAGGAAATGACTAAAGACTCTAGACAATCTGATAAAGATGGGGATATGTTACGACAGGAAAGTCAAAAAAGATCGTCCTTACGATCATCAAGTCTCGGTTCCTCTGGGAGGGTGAGCAGCAAGCGTCTCTCATTCTCAGTAGTTGGAGTAGCCACAGACAGTGGTGAAACTTCCACACCCGACAGCGACGTTGAGGCACATCCTGAAGAAAGGCCACAAGTCTCGATAAGGCGTCTTGCTGCTCTTAATAAGCCTGAAATACCAATACTTATTCTTGGAGTACTATCTGCCATTGTCAGTGGTGTTATATTTCCCTTGTTTAGTATACTCTTATCAAGTGTGATCGAAATGTTTTTCAAGCCACCTCATGAGTTGAGATCGGATTCAAGGTTTTGGGCCCTAATATTTGTAGTATTCGCAGTGGCAGCACTACTATCATCCCCAGCTCGAGCCTACTTCTTTGCTGTGGCTGGGTGTAAGTTAATACAAAGGATAAGATCAATGTGCTTCGAGAAAGTGATCCACATGGAGATCAGTTGGTTTGACGAGCCTGAAAATTCAAGTGGTGCAATTGGCGCAAGGTTGTCGTCTGACGCTGCAAGTGTGCGTGGTTTGGTGGGAGATGCGCTTGGTTTGCTCGTCCAAAATTTTGCATCAGCAATATCTGGCCTGCTGATTGCTTTCCTTGCAAATTGGATCTTAGCTTTTATTATCCTTGCAATGATCCCCCTTTTAGGACTCAATGGCTATTTTCAAGTGAAGTTCATGAAAGGATTCAGTGAGGATGCTAAG AAAAAATACGAGGAGGCTAGCCATGTTGCTAATGACGCAGTAGGGAGTATAAGAACTGTTGCGTCGTTCTGTGCTGAGGAAAAGGTAATGCAACTTTATGAGAAGAAATGTGAAGGCCCCATTAAAGCTGGAATCAAGCGAGGACTTATCAGTGGTGTGGGTTTTGGAATGTCCTTTGCTTTACTTTTTTGTGTCTATGCCCTCAGTTTTTATGCAGGAGCTCAGCTTGTTGCCCATGGGAAAACAACTTTTGCTGATGTGTTCCGA GTTTTCTTTGCACTAGCCATGGCGGCAATAGGAATATCACAATCAAGCTCCTTGGCTCCCGACACTAGTAAAGCCAAGATTGCTGCTGCTTCTGTGTTCTCGATTCTGGATCGCAAATCTAAGATTGACCCAAGCGACGAATCAGGGACAACTTTGGAACAAGTTAAGGGTGATATTGATTTTCAGCATGTGAGCTTTACATATCCCACTAGACCCGATGTTCAGATATTCCAAGACTTTTGCTTGAATATTCATCACGGAAAG ACTGTAGCTCTTGTTGGGGAAAGTGGGAGTGGAAAATCGACAGTAGTATCTTTGTTGCAAAGATTTTATAATCCCGATTCTGGATGTATCACCATAGATGGGGTGGAAATTCAGAAGTTCCAGTTGCAATGGTTGAGGCAACAAATTGGTCTTGTTAGTCAAGAGCCTACTCTATTTAATGACACGATTCGTGCCAACATTGCCTATGGAAAGGGAGGGAATGCCACCGAGGCTGAAATTATCGCTGCTGCCGAACAAGCAAATGCTCACAAATTCATCTCTAGCTTGCAGCAG GGTTATGATACAATTGTTGGGGAACGAGGAGTGCAATTATCAGGAGGGCAAAAACAACGAGTTGCAATTGCTCGTGCCATAATTAAAAACCCAAGAATCCTATTGTTGGATGAAGCTACCAGTGCACTTGATGCCGAGTCTGAGAAAGTTGTGCAGGACGCACTGGATCAAGTCATGGTGAACCGCACTACAGTGGTCGTTGCTCACAGACTATCCACCATTAAGAATGCTGATGTGATCGCGGTGGTGAAAAATGGTGTCATAGCCGAGAAAGGAAAGCATGACAAGCTAATCCATGTAAAAGACGGGTTATATGCTAGCCTTGTCGCGCTTCACATGAGCGCATCACCCTAA
- the LOC141646704 gene encoding ABC transporter B family member 11-like, with the protein MSGVDEATTSNGEAAGQVHKETEKKDTEAAKKVSFFKLFSFADSTDKALMIIGSIGAAGNGVSLPLMAVILGDLIDGFGQNQNTKHVVHVVSQMALKFVYLAIASGIASFLQVACWMVTGERQASRMRNLYLKTILRQDVSFFDKEVNTGEVVGRMLGDTVLIQDAMGEKVGQFIQYVCTFLGGFVIAFIKGWLLTLVLLSSIPPLVFAGALIGMFLSSMATQGQAAYSKAAVIVEQTIGSIRTVASFTGEKHAITQYNKSIVNAYKSGVKEGLAAGTGLGVVTFVVFCTYALAVWFGARLILNGHYTGGDVISVIVAVLTGSMSLGQASPSMSAFAAGQAAAYKMFETINRKADIDPYDPSGKILDDIHGDIELRDIYFSYPARPDEQIFRGFSLSIESGTTVALVGQSGSGKSTVISLIERFYDPHAGEVLLDGINIKDYQLRWLRQKIGLVSQEPVLFGSSIRDNIGYGKDGATDEEIRTATEVANAAKFVDKLPQGLDTLVGEHGTQLSGGQKQRIAIARAILKDPRILLLDEATSALDAESERVVQEALDRIMVNRTTVVVAHRLSTVRNADIIAVIQQGKVVEKGQHVDLVKDSEGAYSQLIHLQEMTKDSGQSDKDGDMLRQASKKRSSLRSSSLGSSGRVSSNRLSFSVVGVAIDIGETSTPDGNVEADPEERPQISIRRLSALNKPEIPTLILGVLSAIGSGVILPLFSVLLSSVIEMFFKPPHELRSDSRFWALIFVVFAVASLLLSPARAYFFAVAGCKLIQRIRSMCFEKVIHMEVGWFDEPENSSGAIGARLSSDAASVRGLLGDALGLLVENIATAISGLLIAFLANWILAFIILAMFPLLGLNGYFQLKFMKGFSEDAKKKYEEASHVANDAVGSIRTVASFCAEEKVMQLYEKKCEGPMEAGIKRGIISGVGFGMSFALLYCVYALSFYAGAQLVAHGKTTFADVFRVFFAIAMAALGISQSSSLAPDTSKAKIAAASVFSILDRKSKIDSSDESGTTLEHVMGDIEFQNVSFAYPTRPDVHIFRDFCLNIQHGKTVALVGESGSGKSTVVSLLQRFYDPDSGYITLDGVEIQKFQLRWLRQQIGLVSQEPTLFNDTIRANIAYGKGGNATEAEIVAAAEQANAHKFISSLQQGYDTIVGERGVQLSGGQKQRVAIARAIIKNPRILLLDEATSALDAESEKVVQDALDQVMVNRTTVVVAHRLSTIKNADVIAVVKNGAIAEKGKHDKLIHIQDGLYASLVALHMTASS; encoded by the exons ATGAGTGGAGTCGATGAAGCGACAACTTCCAATGGCGAGGCAGCAGGACAAGTTCATAAGGAGACTGAAAAGAAAGACACTGAAGCCGCTAAGAAAGTCTCGTTCTTCAAGCTCTTCTCTTTTGCAGACTCTACTGATAAGGCGCTGATGATCATTGGCTCTATTGGCGCTGCTGGAAATGGTGTGTCTCTGCCTTTGATGGCCGTCATTTTAGGTGATCTCATTGATGGCTTTGGTCAGAATCAAAATACTAAACATGTTGTCCATGTTGTATCTCAG ATGGCTCTTAAATTCGTCTATTTAGCCATTGCATCAGGAATAGCTTCATTCCTCC AGGTGGCTTGCTGGATGGTAACAGGCGAAAGGCAGGCATCCAGAATGAGGAACTTGTACCTGAAAACTATTCTCAGGCAAGATGTCTCATTTTTCGACAAAGAAGTAAACACAGGAGAGGTTGTTGGGAGAATGTTGGGTGATACTGTTCTTATACAAGATGCCATGGGAGAGAAG GTAGGGCAATTTATACAGTATGTTTGTACCTTCCTTGGAGGATTTGTCATCGCATTCATCAAAGGATGGCTTCTTACTCTTGTCTTGCTGTCTTCAATTCCTCCTCTTGTGTTTGCTGGTGCACTTATCGGCATGTTTTTATCAAGCATGGCGACACAAGGGCAAGCTGCCTACTCAAAGGCAGCAGTTATTGTGGAGCAAACTATAGGATCAATCAGAACA GTGGCTTCCTTTACAGGGGAAAAACATGCAATTACCCAATACAACAAGTCTATTGTCAATGCCTACAAATCAGGTGTTAAGGAAGGATTGGCTGCAGGAACAGGATTGGGAGTCGTTACGTTTGTTGTCTTTTGCACTTATGCTTTAGCCGTATGGTTTGGGGcaaggttgattcttaatggCCATTACACTGGGGGTGATGTCATTAGCGTCATTGTAGCAGTTTTGACTGGTTCCAT GTCTCTGGGGCAAGCATCACCGAGCATGAGCGCATTTGCTGCAGGTCAAGCCGCAGCATACAAGATGTTTGAAACCATCAATAGGAAAGCAGATATTGATCCTTATGATCCAAGTGGGAAAATTCTAGATGATATTCATGGTGATATTGAGTTGAGAGACATTTATTTTAGTTATCCAGCCAGACCAGATGAGCAAATTTTTCGTGGATTTTCGCTTTCAATCGAAAGTGGAACAACTGTAGCATTAGTTGGACAAAGTGGTAGTGGCAAATCAACTGTTATTAGCTTAATTGAGAGATTCTATGATCCACATGCTGGAGAAGTTTTACTTGATGGAATCAACATTAAAGACTATCAGCTAAGATGGTTGAGGCAGAAAATCGGCCTTGTAAGTCAAGAGCCAGTATTATTTGGTTCTTCAATCAGAGATAACATTGGGTATGGAAAAGATGGAGCTACAGACGAAGAGATAAGAACTGCCACTGAGGTCGCAAATGCCGCCAAGTTTGTTGATAAATTACCACAG GGACTAGATACATTGGTTGGTGAGCATGGAACTCAACTATCTGGTGGACAGAAGCAGAGAATCGCTATAGCACGAGCCATTTTGAAGGATCCACGTATCTTACTTTTGGATGAAGCTACTAGTGCACTTGATGCAGAATCTGAGAGGGTCGTGCAGGAAGCATTGGACAGGATAATGGTAAATAGAACAACTGTTGTAGTTGCCCATCGCTTGAGTACAGTGCGTAACGCTGATATCATTGCAGTCATTCAGCAAGGAAAGGTGGTTGAGAAGG GTCAGCACGTTGACTTAGTCAAGGATTCAGAGGGAGCATATTCTCAACTTATACATTTACAGGAAATGACTAAAGACTCTGGACAATCTGATAAAGATGGGGATATGTTACGACAGGCAAGTAAAAAAAGATCGTCTTTACGATCATCAAGTCTTGGGTCCTCTGGGAGGGTGAGCAGCAATCGTCTCTCATTCTCAGTAGTTGGAGTAGCCATAGACATTGGTGAAACTTCCACGCCCGACGGCAATGTTGAGGCAGATCCTGAAGAAAGGCCACAAATCTCGATAAGGCGTCTTTCTGCTCTTAACAAGCCCGAAATACCAACACTTATTCTTGGAGTACTATCTGCCATTGGTAGTGGTGTTATACTTCCCTTGTTTAGTGTACTCTTATCAAGTGTGATCGAAATGTTTTTCAAGCCACCTCATGAGTTGAGATCTGATTCAAGGTTTTGGGCCCTAATATTTGTAGTATTCGCAGTAGCATCACTACTATTATCCCCAGCTCGAGCCTACTTCTTTGCAGTGGCTGGGTGTAAGTTAATACAAAGGATAAGATCGATGTGCTTCGAGAAAGTGATCCACATGGAGGTCGGTTGGTTTGACGAGCCTGAAAATTCAAGTGGTGCAATTGGCGCAAGGTTGTCGTCTGACGCAGCAAGTGTGCGTGGTTTGCTGGGAGACGCGCTTGGTTTGCTCGTCGAAAATATTGCTACAGCAATATCTGGCCTGCTGATTGCTTTCCTTGCAAATTGGATCTTAGCATTTATTATCCTTGCAATGTTTCCCCTCTTAGGACTCAATGGCTATTTTCAACTGAAGTTCATGAAAGGATTCAGTGAGGATGCTAAG AAAAAATACGAAGAGGCTAGCCATGTTGCTAATGACGCAGTAGGAAGTATAAGAACTGTTGCGTCGTTCTGTGCTGAGGAGAAGGTAATGCAGCTTTATGAGAAGAAATGTGAAGGCCCCATGGAAGCTGGTATCAAGCGAGGAATTATTAGTGGTGTGGGTTTTGGAATGtcttttgctttactttattgtgtCTATGCCCTTAGCTTTTATGCAGGAGCTCAGCTTGTTGCCCATGGGAAAACAACTTTTGCTGATGTGTTCCGA GTTTTCTTTGCAATAGCCATGGCGGCATTAGGAATATCACAATCAAGCTCCTTAGCTCCTGACACTAGTAAAGCCAAGATTGCTGCTGCATCTGTGTTCTCGATTCTAGATCGCAAATCTAAGATTGACTCAAGCGACGAATCAGGGACGACTTTGGAACATGTTATGGGTGATATTGAGTTTCAGAATGTGAGCTTTGCATATCCCACGAGACCTGATGTTCATATATTCCGAGACTTTTGCTTGAATATTCAGCACGGAAAG ACCGTGGCGCTTGTTGGAGAAAGTGGGAGTGGAAAATCGACAGTAGTTTCGTTGTTGCAAAGATTTTATGATCCCGATTCTGGATATATCACCCTAGACGGGGTTGAAATTCAGAAATTCCAGCTGCGATGGCTGAGGCAGCAAATTGGTCTTGTTAGTCAAGAACCGACTCTTTTCAATGATACGATTCGTGCCAACATTGCCTATGGAAAGGGAGGAAATGCTACAGAAGCTGAGATTGTCGCCGCTGCTGAACAGGCAAATGCTCACAAGTTCATCTCTAGCTTGCAGCAG GGTTATGATACAATTGTTGGGGAAAGAGGAGTGCAATTATCAGGAGGGCAAAAACAACGAGTTGCAATTGCTCGTGCCATAATTAAAAACCCAAGAATCCTATTGTTGGATGAAGCTACCAGTGCACTTGATGCCGAGTCTGAGAAAGTTGTGCAGGACGCACTGGATCAAGTCATGGTGAACCGCACTACAGTCGTTGTTGCTCACAGACTATCCACCATTAAGAATGCTGATGTGATCGCAGTTGTGAAAAACGGTGCCATAGCTGAGAAAGGAAAGCACGACAAATTAATCCATATACAAGACGGGTTATATGCTAGCCTAGTCGCGCTTCACATGACTGCATCTTCCTAA